In Bacillota bacterium, the following proteins share a genomic window:
- a CDS encoding PIN domain-containing protein, producing MKILIDTNVLLDVLAKREPFYAASAQVLRLSESGELSAFITANTVTDIVYIIGKHISDKSALHETVKRVLGIVDVANVLKSDVLKAFELGFADYEDALLARCAKRIKADYIVTRNTKDFEDSPVAAITPEDFLDTIHFKVKR from the coding sequence ATGAAAATCTTGATTGACACCAATGTGCTGCTGGACGTGCTTGCCAAACGCGAACCTTTTTATGCGGCTTCCGCGCAAGTCCTCCGCCTGTCCGAAAGTGGAGAGCTTTCCGCTTTTATCACCGCCAACACGGTAACGGATATTGTGTATATCATTGGGAAGCATATCTCCGACAAAAGCGCATTACACGAAACCGTGAAACGGGTGTTGGGCATTGTCGATGTGGCCAATGTGCTGAAATCCGACGTTCTAAAAGCCTTTGAATTGGGTTTTGCCGATTACGAAGATGCGCTATTGGCACGGTGCGCCAAACGCATAAAAGCGGATTATATCGTTACCCGCAACACAAAGGACTTTGAAGATTCTCCGGTCGCAGCCATCACACCCGAAGACTTTCTTGACACAATTCATTTCAAAGTAAAGCGGTGA